The genomic window CCGCCGAGGAAGGTGATCAGCGCCAGCGGCAGGGCGAGCGGCACCCCGAGCAGCACCAGCGCCAGGCCGATGCCGGTCGCGTCGATCGCCGCGATGATCATCGTACCGCGGCTGTACGAGCCGAGCGTCCGCCAGCCGACCCGCCCGGCCTCCGCGGTGACCGCCCGGTTCGGGCCGGTCATCCGGCGCAGCACCCAGCGCCACATGGACCGACCGTCCTTGAGCAGGAAGAAGAGCAGCACCAGCGCCAGCAGCACGGACCCGGCCACCTCGGCGGCGGTGCGCGCCCCGCCGACCGGGTCCGGGGCGCTGCCGCTCAGCCCCTCCCGGGTCTGCCGGATCAGCCGGTCCAGCTGGGCGTCGGTGATAGGCAGGCTGGAGGTGACGAAGTCGCGGCTGCGTTCCAGGCCCTGGTCGAGCTGCTGGCTCAGCTCACCGAACTGACTCGCGGTCAGGTTCCACACCAGCACGCCCACCCCGACCAGGATCCCGAGCAGCAGCAGGATGGTGAGCAGGGCGGCGGGCGCCGCCGGCACCCGGAGCCGACGCAGCCGGAGCAGCACCGGGTCGAGCAGCGCGGTGAGGAAGAGCGTGCCGGCCAGCGCGATGGCCAGCGGCGCCAGCAGCACCGCGATCTTCCCCAGCAGCCACAACCCGGCGATCACCACCACCAGGCAGGCGCTCCACGTCACCGCGGTCCGGACCGGCCAGGGCAGGCCGGCCCAGGCCTGCCGGGGTCCCGCCGCGCGGGTGTGCCCGGCCGTCACCTCGGGCGTCCGCCCGGTACCGTCCTCGACCACGTCGGACCTCCTCGATCGTGGCCGCTCGGTACCCGCCCGGCCCCGATCCGACACCCCGGCCGGGCCCGGCCGCCGGCGGCCACGCCGCGTACCGCGCCGGCGCCGTCGTCGGTGCGGACCGTCCACATGGTACGCCGCAGGTCCGCGGTGAGCGGCGTTCCAGGTGCGCTGGCCCCTTTCGGCAGAACTCGCAGCGGATCCTACGGCCCCTCCCCGGACCAAGATCCGCGCGTTTGGGCCCCCGACTCGAGGGAAGGCATGAGGGCGAGGAAGGGAGATCCGCGCATGAGTGACTTCGTGGACAAGGCTGAAGACTTCGCCGACCAGCACGACAAGCAGGTCGACCAGGGGCTGGACAAGGCCGGGGAGATGGCCGACCAGCGCACCGGCGGCAAGTACGACGAGCAGACCGACAAGGGCGTCGACATGGCGCAGCAGCGGACCGGCCAGGGCGACACCGACCGCCGCTGACCTCGTACGCTCCCGGGCCGCCGTACCGTCGGTGGCCCGGGAGCGGCGTCTCCGGTGGATGGAATTCCGCGCCGGGCCCCTGGTCTGGATCGACGAATCTCGCTACGATCCGCAGTCGGGGCATGACTCAGCGTCGAGTCGTGCGGAGCCGACCCGCACCGCGCGGCGGTGCCGTGGACGAGAGCGAGCCAGCCGGTGACCGAGACCTCCCGGGCGACCATCCCGCAGCGCTACCCGTTCAGCGCCCCCGAACGACTCGACCTGGACCCGCGCTACGCGCGCCTGCGCCGCGAGCAGCCGCTCACCCGGGTCCAGCTCCCGTACGGCGAGCCGGCGTGGCTGGCCACCCGGCACACGGACGTCCGTACCGTCCTCGGCGATCCCCGGTTCAGCCGCGCCGCCTCGGTCGGCCGGGACGAGCCGCGCAACACCCCCCGGCAGCAGGAGACCGGCATCCTGGCGATGGACCCGCCGGACCACACCCGGCTGCGCCGGCTGGTGGCCCGGGCGTTCACCGCCCGCCGGGTGGAGGAGCTGCGCCCCCGCACCCGGTCCGTCGCCGACGAGCTGGTCGACGGGATGCTCGCCGCCGGGCCGCCGGCCGACCTGGTCGCGCACCTGGCCACTCCGCTGCCGATCCGGGTCATCTGCGACCTGCTCGGCGTGCCGGCCTCCGATCAGGACCGGTTCCACACCTGGTCGGAGGCGATCGTCTCGACCACCTCGCTGGAACCGGGGCTGGCCCAGCACTACCTCGACAACCTGCTCGCCTACATGGCGGCGCTGGTCGCGCGGCGGCGGGTGGAACCGGCCGACGACCTGCTCAGCGCGATGGTCCGGGCCCGCGACGAGAACGCCGACCGGCTCACCGAGGAGGAGATGGTCATCCTCGCCGCCGGGCTGCTCGCCGCCGGGCACGAGACCACCGTGACCCAGATCCCGAACATGCTGTACGTCCTGCTGACCACCCCCGGCGCGTGGGACACGCTGCGCGACCGGCCGGAGCTGGTGCCGACCGCCGTCGAGGAGCTGATGCGGTTCATCCCGCTCGGCGCGACCGCCGCCTTCCCCCGGTACGCCCTGGAGGACGTCGAACTCGGTGGGGTGCTGGTCCGCGCCGGCGAGCCCGTGGTGGTCTCCATCCCGTCGGCGAACCGGGACGAGGCCGTCTTCCCCGACGCCGACCGGCTCGACCTGACCCGGCAGGTCAACCCGCACCTCGGCTTCGGCCACGGCGTGCACCACTGCATCGGCGCGCAACTGGCAAGGATGGAGCTCCAGGTGGTCCTGGAGACGCTGCTCGCCCGGACGCCGGGGCTCCGGCTGGCCGTACCGGACTCGGAGCTGACCTGGAAGAGCGGCCTGCTGGTCCGGGGCCTGGTCGCGATGACGGTGGCCTGGTGAGCGCGCGGAACGGGCCGGCCGCGAGCGGAGGGAGGGCCCGATGAGCGGTGCGGACGGCGGGGCGGAGTGGCGGCTGCACGTCGACCCGACGCGTTGCATCGGCTCGGGCATCTGCGCCGGCACGGCACCCGGCCACTTCGTGCTGGTGGACGGGCTGTCCCGGCCGCTGGCCGAGCGGATCGCGCCGGCCGACGCGGTGCTGGACGCGGCCGAGTCCTGCCCGATGGAGGCGATCGTGGTGTCCGACGTGGAGAGCTTCCGCCGGATCGCGCCGGAGGGGTGAGGGTCACCAGCCCAGGCCAGCCTGCGCCGACTGTTCCAGGTGGACGGCGTCACCGGTACGCGAACCATCGTGGTGCTGGAGACCTTCTTCGACCGGCCGCTGGACCCGTACCCGCCTAGCCCCTGAGACGGCGGCGCTCCCGCCCGACTGGCGGGGCGGGAGGCGCGGCGCTTGCGGCGGAGGAAGCCTCAGTCGCGCAGCAGGGCGGGCAGGTCGGCCAGGGAGGTGAGTGCGGGGCCGTCCCAGGCCGGGTCGGTGTCGTTGTGCTCGGTGGTCCGCAGCACGGTCATGCCGACCGCCGCCGCTCCGGCCAGCTCACCGTCGGCGCCGTCGCCGACGTAGACACAGTCGGCGGGTGCGACGCCCAGCCGGTCGGCGGCGGCGAGGTAGCTCGCCGGGTCCGGCTTGGCCACGCCGACCTCGCAGGAGAAGACCACCGCGTCCAGTCGCCGGGCCAGTGCGCTCCCCGGCCACGCCTCGGCGGTCTCCGAGGTGGCGTTGCTGACCAGGGCGAGCGGGTGGCCGGCGGCCCGCAGCGCGTCGAGCGCGGCCAGCGTGGCCGGTGACACCGAGGCCAGCACCCGCCGGGCCAGCGCGCGCCGGTGCGCGGCAGCCCGGGCCACCGCCTCGTCCGAGGGTGTGCCGCCGAGCCGCCCGGCCAGGATCCGGACGGTCTCCGCCACGTCCCAGCGGACCAGCCGATCGCGCCAGGAAGCGTGGTACGCGGCGACCAGCGCCGGCGGGTCGACGCCGACCATCACGGCCATCTCGCCGACCACCCGGTCGCGTTCGTCGTCCGCGCCGTGGATCAGGGTGTGGAAGAGGTCGAAGACCACCGGCCGCGGCACGTCCACATGCTACCCAGCCCCTCACGCAGTCATGACGTCGGTCACCCACGACGAAGGGCCGGTCTCCCGCTCGGGGAGACCGGCCCTTTCGTCGATCGTGCTCGTGGATCAGGAGCTGTAACCGCGGCCCGCGATCCAGTTGGCCAGCTCGGTCACGTCCATCCAGTACTCCGGCTCGGCCGGGTTGGCCGGGTCGGCGATCAGCACGGTGTTGCCGTCGTCCTTGTACTCCACCGCGGTCAGGTAGTGGCCGGGGTAGTTGTGCTCCACCCCGTCGACGTCGAGCGCGCCGCCGAGGATGTTGGCCACCACCGGGCGACCCTGGTCGACCGCGGCCTTCACGTCGGCCCGCAGGCGCTCGACCTGCTCCTTGGTGGCCACGTCGTCACGGATCTCGGTGGTCTTGTACTTGCCGCCGGAGTACTCGTTGAGCACCCGGGTGATGTCGAAGGCCGAGTCGGTGCCGTTCTCGGTCGTGCCGAGCTTCTGCGCCAGCTCGTCCTGGCTGACCGACTTGCCCTCGGCCGACAGCGCGATCCGGGTCGACGCCGGGCCGCAGTAGTAGAAGTTCGGCTGCGCCTGGTACTCGTAGCCGGCGCGGCGCTCGCTCTTGCCGTTGCTCTTGTCAACGGTCACCGAGCTGGCCGGCTTGGCCGACGCCGGGGCGGCCTGCCCGGCCATGGCGGGGCTGGCGACCACGCCACCGCACATGATCAGACCGGCGAAGGAGAGCATGCTGTTACGGAAATTCATTGTCGAAGCTCCATTCGGGTATTGGCGCCTCCGGGGAACGGAGACGCAGCACCGGGAGTGGCCCTCGGCTTGTCCAGGGGATCGGCGGGCCGGGGCGCGGAGCCCGCTCGCCCACCGGCGGTGCAACGAGCGGCTGTCCCAGGGCATTCCGCCTGCTCGGCCGTCCTGCTCGGTCGTACGCAGATGTAACGACCCGGGACCGACCGCGATTCCGGGCGGGTGCGCCACCGGTCACTCCCAGCGCCGATTGGGCAGCGCCCTATCGACCTGATGACGACAACGGATCAGACCTCGCAGCGGACCCAGGTGGCATTGAAACGGACGGCCCGGACAGACAGGCCACCCCGGTCCGCCTGTGTCGTCAGGCCCGTAGCGACCGCGACGTGACCGGATCCCCGGCGCGGGTCAGCCAGCGGCGACGTGCGTGGCGGGCAGGCTGCCCAGCAGGCGGGTGACCGCTATCTCGATGACCACCCGGGCCGGATTCGGACGGGGCTGCCGGTACCGCTCGGCGTACCGGCGCTCGGCCTCGGCCACGGACTCCGCGTCGCGGCGGAGCACCGCCCGACCCTCCACGGTCAGCCACCACCGTCCGTCGACCTGGCAGACCGCCACCGGGGTGCCGTCCGGCCCGGCCGTCGCCACGTGCCGGGCCTTGGCCGAGCCCCCGGAGGTGATCACGCGGGCCAGCCCGGCGTCCGCGTCGAAGGTGACCCCGACCGGTACGACGTGCGGGGTGCCGTCCGCGCGCAGCGTGGTCAGCGTGGCGAGGTGCCGCTCCCGGAAGAACGCGGCGACCCGTTCGTCCCGCGGGTCCAACCGGTGGTCGCCCGGCATCCCTGCCCCCTGTCTCCCGTCCCGACCCCGATCATGACACGCGGGCGGAGCGCGCTCTGATCGCGAACCCCACAGGGGGCCACGCGGTTCTGTACGTCCGAACGTCCACGGTCGGCTCCGACCACCCGGTCACAGCCGACGCCCGTGTCGTGGGTCACCCGTGCCCCTGCTTTCGTTGGGAGCAGGGGACGCCCCCGGTCAGGCGTGGCCGGGATCAGGGCCGGGGCCGAGAACGGCCCCGGGGGTCCGGCGATCGTCCGGACAGCTCGGCCGGGCCCGGCAGCGGCATCCGGGACGCCGCTCGGTGCTTGTGGGCCAGCCGGGTGAGATAGATCAGGGCACCGGCCAGCACACCCATGTCGTCCAGGTAGATCGGGTCGGGGAGCACGTCCACCGGAAAGATCGTGTAGATCAGCGCGCCGTAGAAGGCGACCTTGCCGCCCACCCCGAGCGCGCCGAGCAGCCGGCGGGCGCGCACCAACCGGACGGCGAGCAGCACGGCCCCGACCAGCATCGCCAGCGCGACGACGGCGGCGAGCACGACCACGATCCAGGTCTCGCGGGACACCCGGTCACGCTAACCCAGTCCGACCACCCCCGCGAGCGGCCCGGCCAGGCCCCCGGCCTCAGTACGCCGGCACGGCCGCCCGACCCCGGGCCACGGCCGCGGTCTCCCGGGTCGTCTCCGTCGCCGCCCGGGTCGCCGGCGCGGTCTCCCGGGTGCCGGTCGCACCGGCCACGTCCACGGTGGAGAGCAGCGACTGCGCCGCGGGTGCCCGGCCGGTCGCCGTGTACGCCTCGTCGCGGAGGCTGCGGGCGGAGGCCGCGGCCAGCTCGGCGGCCTGCCAGGCGGCCTGCTCCCGCTCCCGGGCGGCCTGCTGCCGGGTGAGCAGGTTCTCCCGGACCAGCCGGCGCAGCAGCAGCTCCTGCTCCACCGGGTGCCGGCTCGGGTCCCAGCCGCGGTGGCCCAGGATGTCGCTGAGCTGCTGCACCGTGATCTCCTGCCGCCACTGCGCGTCGAGCGCCGCCCGGTGCAGCCAGCGCTCCCGGTCGGCGTACTCGGCGGGCGTCCTGGGGGTACGCGGCAGCGGCAGCGCGGCGGCGGCCGCCAGCCGTCGGACGTCCTCCTCCGCCGCCTCGTACGCCCGCCAGGCCTCCTCGGCCTCCTCCTGGGCGGCCAGCCACTCGGCGCGGCGCCGCCCGGCGGTGGTCGCCGCGCGTTCCGCGGCTACCGCAATCTCCTGCGCGTAGCGGGCCTGTTCCCGGGACTCCTCGGCCAGCTCGAAGCTGCTCGGCATCGCGGCCTCGCTGATCCGGTCGCCGAGCACCGACCGGAACCGACCCGGGTGCACGAACAGCGCGGCGACGGCGATCGCCGCCACGGCGAGCAGGGTCAGCCAGATCCCGGCGGCCTGGGGGACGTCGGGCAGGACGGTGGAGAAGACGGTCTGCATCACCAGCACCTCGTGGTGGATCGTTAGGAACGGACGGTCGTGGCCCGGCCGGCGGGCGGAGGTCGCCGCGGGGAGCGACGGCGGCGCGGAACGGTCCGCGTGGCCGTACCCGATCGGGACGGCGGGCAATCAGCAGGGCCGGCGGCGGGAGGGTTCGTCGGACCTCGGGGCGAGGGCCGGGCCGGATCAGTCGCGCGGCGGACCGCGCCGGCCGACGGCGTCCCGGCCCGGGTCGGCGCGGGCCGGGCCGGCCGCGGAGGCGGGCGAGGGTGCGGGAGCGCACCGGGCCGGCCGCGCGGAAACGGCCCCGGCCGGGCGTTCGCTCGGCGTGCCGGTGACCCGCTCGACGGCGGAGGCCCCGCTCGGGGCGGCGACCCATTCGACGGTGGACCCGGCGCTCCGGCCGGCGGTCGCCGAGCCGGCGGCCGCGGAGTCGGTGATCGGAGCTGGGGGGACCTGGAACGCGGCGATCCGGCCGGGCTCTGCGGTGGGCCGGACAGCCTCGGCGGAGGCAGGGGCGGCGGCCGGGCCGCCGAGCCCGACGACGAGCACCAGGGCCGTCACCGCCGGGCGGGTCAGTCCCCGGAGGGTGCGCAGCGTCGCGGCCCAGAGGGGCGGGGCGAACGCTACGAGCAGCACCACCTCAACCTATCGGTCAGGTCCGCCTCATGCAGCTCGACGATCTTCCGGGTCGACGTGACCCGCCCCACCATGCGCTGTGGACGGAGGAGGGATGCCGCGCCGCGGCAAGTGTCGGATCAGTTGGTGCCGAGCACCGGGGGCGGGGCCGCCCCACCGTCGCCCCAGACCATCTCGTCCTCGGTCAGCCAGGTCAGCCGCTCGTCCGACTCGTCCGTGTCGGGCTCGCCGCGCCCGCCGAGCACGCCGTTGCGGCCCGCGGCCAGGGCGGACCGCCCGGTGGCGCCGCGGCCCGCGCCGCCGCGGCCCTCCCCGTCGACCGCGCCCGCCCGGCCCGACGCCAGTCGACCGGTGCCGGCCGCCGACCGGCTCTCCGCCGTGGCGCCACCCGCCCGGGCGGAGGTCGACGTGCCCTGCCCCGACCCGGCCAGCGAACCGGTGCCGACCACGCCCCCGGCCGGCGTGCCGGCGGGGAACCCGAAGAGCAGACCGGCCCCGCCGGTCGAGGTCGTCGCGGTCGCGCCGGCCGTCCCGCCCCCGGCGAGGCCGCCGGCCAGCAGGCCGCCGCCGAGCAGCGGAGCGGCGCCGGCGAGCGAGGTGCCGGCGTCCGGGTCCACCACCCCGGGGGTCCCGCCAGGGTGGCCCGTCGCGCCGGCGCCCACCGTGGGACCGTCGTGCCCCGTCGTGCCCTGGCCCGCGGAGCCGCTGGACGGTGCCGTGTGGTGCACGCCGGAGGTGGTCGCGGTGGCGCCGGTGGTACGGGTGAACGAGCCGGAGTGCGGCGCGGCCGACGGGGTGCCCACGGACGGGCCACCGCTCGTCGTCGCGCCCGTCCGGTCGGTGTGGCCCGGCAGGTCCGGATCCGGCGTCGGGGCGGTGACGACCCGCCCGTACGCGGAGAAGTCGTACCCCTCGG from Micromonospora kangleipakensis includes these protein-coding regions:
- a CDS encoding AI-2E family transporter, producing MVEDGTGRTPEVTAGHTRAAGPRQAWAGLPWPVRTAVTWSACLVVVIAGLWLLGKIAVLLAPLAIALAGTLFLTALLDPVLLRLRRLRVPAAPAALLTILLLLGILVGVGVLVWNLTASQFGELSQQLDQGLERSRDFVTSSLPITDAQLDRLIRQTREGLSGSAPDPVGGARTAAEVAGSVLLALVLLFFLLKDGRSMWRWVLRRMTGPNRAVTAEAGRVGWRTLGSYSRGTMIIAAIDATGIGLALVLLGVPLALPLALITFLGGFVPIIGATVAGAVAVLVALAANGPTTALLTLAAVIAVQQIEGNLLEPLIMKRQVQLHPAVILVVVTAGTLIAGIAGAFVSVPIAAVTWRVIDTVQRHRAPAPA
- a CDS encoding antitoxin, producing the protein MSDFVDKAEDFADQHDKQVDQGLDKAGEMADQRTGGKYDEQTDKGVDMAQQRTGQGDTDRR
- a CDS encoding cytochrome P450 → MTETSRATIPQRYPFSAPERLDLDPRYARLRREQPLTRVQLPYGEPAWLATRHTDVRTVLGDPRFSRAASVGRDEPRNTPRQQETGILAMDPPDHTRLRRLVARAFTARRVEELRPRTRSVADELVDGMLAAGPPADLVAHLATPLPIRVICDLLGVPASDQDRFHTWSEAIVSTTSLEPGLAQHYLDNLLAYMAALVARRRVEPADDLLSAMVRARDENADRLTEEEMVILAAGLLAAGHETTVTQIPNMLYVLLTTPGAWDTLRDRPELVPTAVEELMRFIPLGATAAFPRYALEDVELGGVLVRAGEPVVVSIPSANRDEAVFPDADRLDLTRQVNPHLGFGHGVHHCIGAQLARMELQVVLETLLARTPGLRLAVPDSELTWKSGLLVRGLVAMTVAW
- a CDS encoding ferredoxin, encoding MSGADGGAEWRLHVDPTRCIGSGICAGTAPGHFVLVDGLSRPLAERIAPADAVLDAAESCPMEAIVVSDVESFRRIAPEG
- a CDS encoding HAD family hydrolase, which produces MPRPVVFDLFHTLIHGADDERDRVVGEMAVMVGVDPPALVAAYHASWRDRLVRWDVAETVRILAGRLGGTPSDEAVARAAAHRRALARRVLASVSPATLAALDALRAAGHPLALVSNATSETAEAWPGSALARRLDAVVFSCEVGVAKPDPASYLAAADRLGVAPADCVYVGDGADGELAGAAAVGMTVLRTTEHNDTDPAWDGPALTSLADLPALLRD
- a CDS encoding C39 family peptidase — translated: MNFRNSMLSFAGLIMCGGVVASPAMAGQAAPASAKPASSVTVDKSNGKSERRAGYEYQAQPNFYYCGPASTRIALSAEGKSVSQDELAQKLGTTENGTDSAFDITRVLNEYSGGKYKTTEIRDDVATKEQVERLRADVKAAVDQGRPVVANILGGALDVDGVEHNYPGHYLTAVEYKDDGNTVLIADPANPAEPEYWMDVTELANWIAGRGYSS
- a CDS encoding pyridoxamine 5'-phosphate oxidase family protein, whose translation is MPGDHRLDPRDERVAAFFRERHLATLTTLRADGTPHVVPVGVTFDADAGLARVITSGGSAKARHVATAGPDGTPVAVCQVDGRWWLTVEGRAVLRRDAESVAEAERRYAERYRQPRPNPARVVIEIAVTRLLGSLPATHVAAG
- a CDS encoding YkvA family protein, with the protein product MSRETWIVVVLAAVVALAMLVGAVLLAVRLVRARRLLGALGVGGKVAFYGALIYTIFPVDVLPDPIYLDDMGVLAGALIYLTRLAHKHRAASRMPLPGPAELSGRSPDPRGRSRPRP
- a CDS encoding WXG100 family type VII secretion target, coding for MSEYTQRYQHVSHQELYDGVKSGDPRQVDGLSAQWSSLKDTLEGLGRDLTGDLDALARSWTGDASREFQRRLDLVVGYSGDLAQGMTDVRRALTMMAEELRTAQAKAESPEATDDNDKALSGAGKGFLLGGVPGALVGGFIGHEQDKAEQEKAHQRMVQVVAALAEGYDFSAYGRVVTAPTPDPDLPGHTDRTGATTSGGPSVGTPSAAPHSGSFTRTTGATATTSGVHHTAPSSGSAGQGTTGHDGPTVGAGATGHPGGTPGVVDPDAGTSLAGAAPLLGGGLLAGGLAGGGTAGATATTSTGGAGLLFGFPAGTPAGGVVGTGSLAGSGQGTSTSARAGGATAESRSAAGTGRLASGRAGAVDGEGRGGAGRGATGRSALAAGRNGVLGGRGEPDTDESDERLTWLTEDEMVWGDGGAAPPPVLGTN